The Thermobifida halotolerans sequence CATGGGCCAGTTCCGCACCGCCGTGCAGACCCTGGCCGCCATGGACCTGCCGCCCGACCACGTGCTGCGCCACCTGGACGACCTCGCCCACCAGCTCGGCGAGGGCTACCTGGCCACCTGCCTCTACGCGGTCTACGACCCGGTCACCCACCGCTGCTCGATCGCCAGCGCCGGACACGTCCCACCGGTCCTGCTGCACTCCGACGGCACCGCCGAGCTCCTGCGCCCGCCCACCGGCGCGCCGATCGGACTGGGCGGGGTGGCCTTCGAGTCGTTCGAGTTCACCGTGGACGACGGCGAGGTGCTGGTGCTGTGCACCGACGGACTGGTGGAGTCGCGCCACCGGGACGTCGACTCCGGGCTGGCCGCGCTGCGCGCCAACCTCGCCCACCCCGACCTGCCGCTGGACGACCAGTGCGAGACGCTGCTGCGGGCGCTGCACACACCCGAGCAGGAGGACGACGTGGCGCTGCTGCTCGCCCGGCTGCGCGGTGTCCCCAGCGGGGACTTCGCCCAGTGGATGCTGCAGCCGCGCCCCACCACCCCCGCGCTGGCGCGCCGCCTCATCCGCACCACGCTCACCGAGTGGGGCCTGCCCTCACTGATCGACCTGGTCGAACTGCTGGCCACCGAACTGGTCACCAACGCCGTCCGCTACGCCTCCCGGCCGATCGACCTGCGGCTGCTGCGCACCGACATCCTGCTGTGCGAGGTCACCGACGACGACCAGCACCGGCCGGTGCTGCGTCAGGCGTCGACCACCGACGAGGGCGGGCGCGGCCTGCAACTCGTCAGCAGCCTGTCCCGGCGGTGGGGCGCCAGCGCCAAGACGACCGGAAAGGTGGTCTGGTTCGAACTGGACCTGCCCGCCGACGGACACGCCTTCCCACCGGGTTGACCGGGCTTCGCCGGTGGGG is a genomic window containing:
- a CDS encoding ATP-binding SpoIIE family protein phosphatase, giving the protein MEPTDQRRTASPTTRSTGGTRARAAGSPRDDREQRALLRQRLDFLNEATMAIGGSLDPEKSAFGFADALVPLLADFAAVHLHDTLLPPHPLDIGLPESANALPRTLRQTAVTHDGDARWAVLATEDGTWTPDPAHPAHRAMATGRPVVCDVDETVARALTGDRPETLLGCPLLAVPLSVRGRTLGAALLMRGPGHPHFDEVDVLTARQLAAQASLGVDNAHLYRAQTTIGDALQHSMLPTLPSRLSSVDIAYRYVSSSHTAQVGGDWFDAIPLPGSRVALVVGDVMGHGLRSAAVMGQFRTAVQTLAAMDLPPDHVLRHLDDLAHQLGEGYLATCLYAVYDPVTHRCSIASAGHVPPVLLHSDGTAELLRPPTGAPIGLGGVAFESFEFTVDDGEVLVLCTDGLVESRHRDVDSGLAALRANLAHPDLPLDDQCETLLRALHTPEQEDDVALLLARLRGVPSGDFAQWMLQPRPTTPALARRLIRTTLTEWGLPSLIDLVELLATELVTNAVRYASRPIDLRLLRTDILLCEVTDDDQHRPVLRQASTTDEGGRGLQLVSSLSRRWGASAKTTGKVVWFELDLPADGHAFPPG